A stretch of Buteo buteo chromosome 9, bButBut1.hap1.1, whole genome shotgun sequence DNA encodes these proteins:
- the MEIOC gene encoding meiosis-specific coiled-coil domain-containing protein MEIOC, which produces RPGSDGRLPVAPAHWPRGRGGGCSAPKVASRGGSRCWSSTEAGGRLTDVFSNVMTGAGSLYGCYKSQNEENVELPQTYSSSLSTSDYAAPVDSSLLYAPWSTYGDDTKQPAASQINMKSRLQPERNDYGSETDLYGLVSNILEEQDKSQPYCAEGTCPSNLKPVWPMNATKIVDHHDLLPETKRPVGAVSQQGFYSSESVSAAEKQYLQSGNLASQQKVDECYHGCTGIDLEEQCLYPSRNDHANCCNMQTNENIKTTSMYQNYPYVKNTFTPQFGYSEVIKDSGADAYSYGREKVCPRGTDAQLHQKQAETFLPQFHRYNENADYIRYTEYSHASKAKPNKSTNCSLQENKLVNGTTEAPSLDTEPYTKLFQVKSGTQKKIEDRISDQQNFTFPKAVGLLSEKQFANEASFCTDFGQKFEYGLKSFAAYPGNSDCANGVEKQQFSKSDLQNSEYCKSLPLLPNSVNLSAAANVRPAWMNVQTKTTASVPFQNPSPLLKLNNHLPAFPKNSSHSNDFFQLPSSNFPLNSNLFHKYCQENPSVFSSLDFGYNTAERARSAACMEALVRSGEENVIEYLSEKKLKQPNGFCDNYSAQQFGIIENTNKHRFQLKPRSKRYDLEGQKHADGLLQNMYQDLMESQGQLNLRQGSGDSNGVNPVTCLQAPSFCNNCVMGDFRRKQQLGSSAFPLRSAHLFGRSVVPLMDSHELFSHDDLKRFYPYFNDKMYGDNSFSGFVPAFGFQRQVKTRSGPASELHVRLEECYEQWRALEKERKKTESALAKNFQGKKVSSANNTPIPRLTSNPSRVDRLIVDQLREQARVVTLLGKMERLRSSPLHANISTALDKHLEVIHVVQSRRKDEIVNASNRQRQGAPRCQDDRDVFALALAIKDMSVATRKARTTLWCALQMTLPKSSAGKLDAEKALRETEPPEEEVCENTNNCGILNQRAEVSKH; this is translated from the exons aatgaagaaaatgtagAGCTACCTCAGACCTACAGTTCTTCCCTTTCAACATCAGACTACGCTGCACCGGTGGACTCCTCCCTTTTATATGCACCATGGTCTACCTATGGAGATGATACTAAGcagcctgctgcttcccagatTAATATGAAGTCCAG GTTGCAGCCTGAAAGGAATGATTATGGCAGTGAAACGGATTTATATGGACTTGTGTCTAACATCTTGGAAGAACAAGATAAATCGCAGCCATATTGTGCTGAGGG GACCTGCCCTTCCAACTTAAAGCCAGTATGGCCCATGAATGCAACCAAAATCGTAGACCACCATGACCTGTTGCCAGAAACTAAAAGACCAGTTGGAGCTGTCTCACAACAGGGGTTTTATAGTAGCGAATCTGTatctgctgctgaaaaacagtACTTGCAAAGTGGTAATCTTGCATCACAGCAAAAAGTAGATGAATGTTATCACGGGTGTACTGGCATAGACCTTGAAGAGCAGTGTTTATACCCTTCTAGGAATGATCATGCCAACTGTTGCAACATGCAGACTAATGAGAATATTAAGACAACATCCATGTATCAGAACTATCCATACGTAAAAAACACCTTTACACCCCAATTTGGGTATTCGGAAGTAATCAAAGACTCAGGAGCTGATGCTTATTCTTATGGAAGGGAGAAGGTGTGTCCCAGAGGAACAGATGCACAGTTGCACCAAAAGCAGgcagaaacatttcttccaCAGTTTCACAGATACAATGAAAATGCAGATTATATTAGATACACTGAATATTCTCATGCTAGTAAAGCAAAGCCTAACAAGAGCACCAATTGTAGCCTCCAAGAAAATAAGTTAGTAAATGGAACTACTGAGGCACCATCTCTGGACACAGAACCGTATACTAAATTATTTCAAGTTAAATCAggaactcagaaaaaaatagaagatagAATTTCAGATCAGCAAAACTTTACATTTCCCAAGGCTGTAGGACTTCTATCAGAAAAACAATTTGCAAATGAAGCTTCATTCTGCACTGATTTTGGGCAAAAATTTGAATATGGACTGAAGTCTTTTGCAGCTTATCCAGGGAATAGTGACTGTGCAAATGGTgtagaaaagcagcagttttcaaaGTCTGATCTTCAGAATTCTGAATACTGTAAATCACTTCCATTATTACCAAACTCAGTAAATCTTTCAGCAGCTGCTAATGTAAGGCCAGCTTGGATGAACGTTCAAACTAAAACCACTGCTTCTGTCCCCTTTCAGAATCCAAGTCCTTTGCTGAAACTGAATAATCATTTACCTGCTTTTCCAAAAAATTCCAGTCattctaatgatttttttcagttaccaTCTTCAAATTTCCCTttaaatagtaatttatttcaCAAGTACTGTCAAGAGAATCCTTCGGTTTTTTCGAGTCTTGATTTTGGTTATAATACTGCAGAACGAGCTCGGTCTGCTGCTTGCATGGAAGCACTAGTTAGAAGTGGAGAAGAGAATGTCATTGAGTAtttaagtgaaaagaaattaaagcagcCAAACGGATTCTGTGACAATTATTCAGCTCAGCAGTTTGGGATCATTGAAAATACGAACAAACACCGTTTCCAGTTGAAGCCACGCAGTAAGCGTTATGATCTGGAAGGACAAAAACATGCAGATGGGTTGTTGCAGAACATGTACCAAGATTTAATGGAGTCTCAGGGTCAGCTTAATCTCAGGCAGGGGAGCGGAGACAGCAATGGCGTCAATCCTGTGACTTGCCTACAGGCTCCAAGCTTTTGCAACAATTGCGTGATGGGTGACTTTAGACGTAAGCAGCAGCTTGGTTCAAGTGCATTCCCACTGAGATCAGCTCATCTATTTGGCCGTTCCGTTGTCCCTCTGATGGATTCTCATGAATTGTTCTCCCATGATGACTTAAAACGCTTCTACCCTTATTTTAATGATAAGATGTATGGTGAcaattctttttctggttttgtaccAGCATTTGGATTTCAAAGGCAAGTCAAAACCCGTAGTGGGCCTGCCAGCGAACTTCATGTTAGACTCGAAGAATGTTATGAACAGTGGAGAgctttggagaaagaaagaaagaag acTGAATCAGCTCTTGCTAAGaatttccaagggaaaaagGTTTCCAGTGCTAACAACACTCCGATTCCAAGGCTGACATCAAACCCATCAAGAGTTGATCGCTTAATTGTGGATCAGCTGCGTGAACAAGCCAGA GTTGTGACTTTACTTGGAAAAATGGAGCGCCTTCGCAGTTCTCCCCTTCATGCTAACATTTCTACTGCTCTTGATAAACATCTGGAGGTAATTCATGTAGTGCAGTCGCGTAGAAAAGATGAAATTGTAAATGCTTCAAATCGACAGAGGCAAGGAGCTCCCAGATGCCAAGATGACAGAG ATGTGTTTGCTCTTGCTTTGGCAATTAAAGACATGAGTGTAGCAACACGTAAAGCACGTACAACTCTCTGGTGCGCGCTCCAGATGACCTTACCGAAATCTTCAGCTGGAAAACTAGATGCAGAGAAAGCTCTTCGGGAGACTGAGCCACCTGAAGAAGAAGTGTGTGAAAACACAAACAACTGTGGCATCCTAAATCAGAGGGCTGAAGTAAGCAAGCACTAA
- the CCDC43 gene encoding coiled-coil domain-containing protein 43: MAAPGGEAAGGFAAWLAARLEALGLDRAVYGAYIQGLLREEESDEERLEALRGVLAACLEEDLLNDVCREVVEKWSESQIVDAKEKKEDEIQAITSMMEKQAKIVVKPKEVSQEEKQRKAALLAQYANVTDEEDGEDEQDGSIATAVNIGSEKSLFRNTNVEDVLNARKLERELLRDEFQKKKEQDKLQREKDKLAKQERKEKEKKRTQKGERKR, from the exons atggcggcgcccgGTGGGGAGGCGGCGGGTGGTTTCGCGGCCTGGCTGGCGGCGCGGCTGGAGGCGCTGGGCCTCGACCGCGCCGTCTACGGTGCCTACATCCAGGGGCTGCTCCGCGAGGAGGAGAGCGACGAGGAGCGGCTGGAGGCGCTGCGCGGCGTCCTGGCCGCCTGCCTG GAAGAAGATCTCTTAAACGATGTTTGCAGGGAAGTAGTCGAGAAGTGGTCTGAATCTCAGATTGTTGAcgccaaagagaaaaaagaag ATGAGATCCAAGCCATCACCAGCATGATGGAGAAGCAGGCCAAGATTGTGGTGAAGCCAAAGGAGGTGTCCcaggaagagaagcagaggaaagccGCCCTCCTGGCCCAGTATGCCAATGTGACGGATGAGGAAGA TGGTGAGGATGAACAGGATGGATCGATTGCAACAGCAGTAAATATTGGATCCGAAAAAT CGCTGTTCCGAAACACAAATGTGGAGGATGTCTTGAATGCCAGGAAGCTGGAACGGGAGCTACTGCGAGATGagttccagaagaaaaaagagcaagataAACTCCAGCGAGAGAAGGATAAGCTAGCCAAGCAGGAGcggaaggaaaaggagaagaaaaggacacAAAAAGGCGAGCGGAAGCGATAG